In Corynebacterium aquatimens, one genomic interval encodes:
- a CDS encoding type II toxin-antitoxin system Phd/YefM family antitoxin, giving the protein MATFSITEANRSGISGLISSAEAGERIALSRHGRVVAELVSATEIEIMRRRHEDLLDAALVLARYANDNGDRHELDDLIDQMGYTRADLEHELDQQIRSGKEQLPPYHD; this is encoded by the coding sequence ATGGCCACATTTTCCATCACTGAAGCTAACCGCTCTGGCATTTCTGGACTTATTTCATCAGCTGAAGCAGGCGAAAGGATTGCTCTTTCACGCCACGGCCGAGTCGTCGCTGAGCTGGTATCCGCCACGGAAATCGAGATTATGCGCCGACGACACGAGGATCTGTTGGACGCAGCCCTTGTACTTGCCCGTTACGCTAATGACAATGGCGATCGCCACGAGTTGGATGATTTGATAGATCAAATGGGCTACACGCGCGCAGATTTGGAGCATGAGTTAGACCAACAGATTCGTTCCGGTAAAGAACAGCTACCTCCCTATCATGACTAA